Proteins encoded together in one Terriglobus saanensis SP1PR4 window:
- the eat gene encoding ethanolamine permease: MEEQPHLKATLNTWQLWGIAVGLVISGEYFGWSYGWASAGTLGFLVTTLLVATMYTTFIFSFTELTTAIPNAGGPFAYAERAFGQFGGYLAGASTLIEFVFAPPAIALAIGAYLNVQFPSLSLKHAAAMAYLLFMAINIIGVRIAASFELLITVLAIVELLVFMGVVAPGFRLSNFMANGWAGQNHFTLSTLQGMFAAVPFAIWFFLAIEGVAMAAEEAERPSRSIPIAYIAGIGTLLALAMGVMVFAGGVGDWRLLANINDPLPQAMKIIVGPSSGWLHMLVWLGLFGLIASLHGIIFGYSRQIFALARSGYLPSLFGKVHPRLGTPYVAILAGGVVGIAAIYSDSWITIGGQSLTANIVTMSVLGALVMYATSMLALFRLRKTEPSMPRPFRARLYPFSPLWTLAGVGVCLASVIYYNLVIAALFVCLLAAGYLLLRLAKRQSA, from the coding sequence ATGGAAGAACAGCCGCACCTGAAGGCGACGTTGAACACGTGGCAGCTCTGGGGAATTGCCGTGGGGCTCGTGATCTCCGGCGAGTACTTTGGATGGAGCTATGGCTGGGCCAGTGCGGGCACTCTCGGTTTTCTGGTGACGACCCTTCTCGTCGCCACGATGTACACCACCTTCATCTTCAGTTTCACCGAACTCACAACGGCAATCCCGAACGCAGGCGGTCCGTTCGCCTACGCGGAACGCGCCTTCGGGCAGTTCGGAGGCTATCTCGCGGGCGCATCCACGCTGATTGAGTTCGTCTTCGCTCCGCCCGCCATCGCACTCGCCATCGGCGCGTACCTGAACGTGCAGTTTCCTTCGCTCTCTCTAAAGCACGCTGCAGCGATGGCTTATCTCCTCTTCATGGCGATCAACATCATCGGTGTCCGCATTGCAGCCAGCTTCGAACTACTGATTACAGTCCTCGCCATCGTCGAGCTTCTCGTTTTCATGGGCGTAGTCGCCCCTGGATTTCGTCTGTCGAACTTCATGGCGAACGGCTGGGCAGGTCAGAACCACTTCACCCTGTCCACACTGCAAGGCATGTTTGCCGCAGTTCCCTTCGCGATCTGGTTTTTCCTTGCGATTGAAGGCGTCGCCATGGCAGCGGAAGAGGCCGAGCGCCCCTCGCGTTCCATCCCGATCGCGTACATCGCAGGCATAGGCACGCTGCTGGCGCTCGCAATGGGCGTCATGGTCTTCGCGGGCGGCGTAGGAGACTGGCGCTTGCTCGCCAACATCAACGACCCGCTTCCGCAGGCGATGAAGATCATCGTGGGCCCCTCCAGCGGTTGGCTGCACATGCTCGTGTGGCTCGGTCTCTTCGGCCTCATTGCCTCGCTACATGGGATTATCTTTGGCTACTCGCGTCAGATCTTCGCGCTGGCCCGCAGCGGCTATCTACCTTCGCTCTTCGGCAAGGTGCATCCGCGTCTTGGCACACCCTACGTCGCCATCCTTGCTGGAGGGGTCGTCGGCATCGCGGCCATCTACAGCGACTCCTGGATCACCATCGGCGGACAATCGCTCACCGCAAACATCGTGACCATGTCCGTACTCGGTGCGCTGGTCATGTATGCCACGAGCATGCTGGCTCTCTTCCGTCTGCGTAAGACGGAGCCATCCATGCCACGGCCCTTTCGCGCAAGACTCTATCCGTTTTCACCATTGTGGACGCTGGCTGGCGTGGGCGTCTGCCTTGCCAGCGTCATTTACTACAATCTGGTGATCGCGGCGCTCTTCGTCTGCCTGTTAGCTGCAGGTTATCTTCTTCTTCGATTGGCAAAACGCCAGTCGGCTTAG
- a CDS encoding ethanolamine ammonia-lyase subunit EutB produces MAFSHTINGCTYRFDDLKMLLAKATPARSGDELAGVAAESEIVRAAAKYALADVPLRHFLNEAVIPYEDDDVTRLIYDTHNLEAFAPVAHLTVGELREWLLQETHNADSLLQVSRGLTPEMVAAVSKLMRNQDLILAASRCRVVTRFRTTIGLPGTMSVRLQPNHPMDDPQGILASVIDGLLYGCGDAVIGINPASDSVSATMKLLRLLDDFRQRFDAPVQSCVLTHVTNTLQAMQLGAPVDLVFQSIAGTQKANEGFGISLSLLREAEEAALALHRGTIGTNCMYFETGQGSALSANANFGVDQQTCEVRAYAVARMCRPLLVNTVVGFIGPEYLYDSKQIIRAGLEDHFCGKLMGLPMGCDVCYTNHAEADQDDMDSLLTLLAVAGVNFIMGVPGADDIMLNYQSTSFHDALYVRSVLGLKRAPEFEAWLRKMRIVDEEGRLASSRDAIARLMPPGLLQGQL; encoded by the coding sequence ATGGCTTTCTCACACACGATCAACGGCTGCACCTATCGTTTCGACGATCTGAAGATGCTGCTTGCCAAGGCAACACCCGCACGATCGGGCGACGAACTGGCTGGCGTCGCCGCCGAGTCGGAGATCGTTCGCGCCGCCGCGAAATACGCGCTTGCCGACGTTCCGCTGAGACACTTCCTAAACGAAGCGGTGATTCCCTATGAGGACGACGACGTCACACGCCTCATCTACGACACACATAATCTTGAGGCCTTCGCTCCCGTAGCGCATCTCACCGTAGGTGAACTCCGCGAGTGGCTCCTGCAGGAGACACATAATGCCGACTCGCTTTTACAGGTCAGCCGTGGACTCACGCCCGAGATGGTCGCGGCAGTGTCGAAGCTGATGCGCAATCAGGACCTGATCCTCGCAGCCAGCCGATGCCGCGTTGTCACCAGGTTTCGAACCACCATCGGTCTTCCGGGAACGATGTCCGTACGTCTACAGCCAAACCATCCCATGGACGATCCGCAGGGCATCCTTGCGTCCGTCATCGATGGTCTTCTCTACGGCTGCGGCGATGCCGTCATCGGCATCAATCCCGCCAGTGACAGCGTGTCCGCCACGATGAAGCTTCTGCGTCTGCTGGACGACTTCCGTCAACGCTTCGACGCGCCCGTGCAAAGCTGTGTGCTCACACATGTGACGAACACGCTCCAGGCCATGCAACTGGGCGCACCCGTCGATCTCGTCTTTCAATCCATTGCAGGTACGCAGAAAGCAAATGAAGGCTTCGGCATATCGCTCTCCCTGTTACGCGAAGCGGAGGAGGCGGCGCTTGCACTGCATCGCGGAACCATCGGAACGAATTGCATGTACTTTGAAACCGGCCAGGGAAGTGCTCTTTCCGCAAATGCGAACTTCGGCGTCGACCAACAGACCTGCGAAGTCCGCGCCTACGCCGTCGCGCGCATGTGCCGTCCATTGCTTGTCAACACCGTCGTTGGATTCATCGGACCGGAGTATCTCTACGACAGCAAGCAGATCATTCGTGCGGGTCTGGAAGATCACTTCTGCGGCAAGCTAATGGGTCTTCCGATGGGCTGCGACGTCTGCTACACCAACCACGCCGAAGCCGACCAGGACGATATGGATTCGCTGCTCACGCTTCTTGCCGTTGCGGGTGTCAACTTCATCATGGGTGTTCCGGGAGCGGACGACATCATGCTGAACTACCAGAGCACCTCGTTCCACGATGCTCTCTACGTCCGTAGTGTTCTTGGTCTCAAGCGCGCGCCCGAGTTTGAAGCATGGCTGAGGAAGATGCGCATCGTGGACGAAGAAGGACGTCTCGCTTCATCGAGAGATGCAATTGCGCGTCTCATGCCGCCGGGACTTCTACAGGGGCAGCTATGA
- a CDS encoding GNAT family N-acetyltransferase — protein sequence MATATPVRVTSLYLRQAESADEEFLQRLYAEQRTAELESSGLDALQCEVFLQIQFRARQLSYAAHYPTASDQIIHLECGSPIGRILVERSTEGMRLIDIALLRKQQRRGFGTKLLHALLQECMSRGEELRLQVLKGSVAERLYLRLGFVLTGEDPFRKQMVWTGGSQETSHGRITKRALC from the coding sequence ATGGCCACTGCTACTCCAGTTCGTGTAACAAGCCTCTATCTCAGACAGGCAGAAAGTGCCGACGAGGAGTTTCTGCAGAGGCTTTACGCAGAGCAGCGAACCGCTGAGTTAGAGTCTTCGGGCCTGGACGCATTGCAGTGCGAAGTTTTTTTGCAAATTCAATTTCGGGCCCGGCAGCTCAGTTACGCGGCTCACTATCCCACAGCTTCGGACCAGATCATTCATCTGGAATGCGGGTCGCCGATCGGGCGAATCCTGGTCGAACGCAGCACAGAGGGAATGCGCCTGATCGATATTGCCCTGCTTCGTAAGCAGCAGCGGCGGGGGTTTGGCACAAAGCTTCTTCATGCTCTGCTGCAGGAGTGTATGAGCCGTGGAGAAGAACTGAGACTACAGGTTTTAAAAGGAAGTGTGGCTGAAAGGCTTTATCTGCGACTAGGGTTCGTCCTAACGGGCGAAGATCCGTTCCGCAAGCAGATGGTTTGGACCGGTGGTTCGCAGGAAACATCGCACGGGCGCATCACAAAAAGAGCCTTATGCTAA
- a CDS encoding outer membrane protein has protein sequence MRLTRILFSIVLMIMATTACAQAIPSGASELGQTVSKEYPIALSLRYSATISNAPPGTCGCFLMNGGSGEVLFYVWKHISLAADVTGNHTDLVPQSQQGLGLITYMAGPRYSFHPTRRLTLYGQFLVGGVHGFDSYFPRNNGRSSDVANSFAYSPGGGVEIGVKDWLSVRAVEGEYLSTHLPNDLNAYQHNLRLGSGVVFRFSTKRINR, from the coding sequence ATGAGACTTACCAGGATCCTGTTTTCGATCGTACTCATGATCATGGCGACGACTGCCTGTGCGCAGGCGATCCCGTCAGGAGCCAGTGAGCTTGGGCAGACGGTTTCGAAGGAGTATCCCATCGCGCTGTCTCTGCGCTACAGCGCGACGATCAGCAACGCACCTCCCGGCACATGCGGTTGCTTTCTGATGAATGGCGGTAGTGGCGAAGTCCTGTTTTACGTATGGAAGCACATTTCCCTGGCGGCGGATGTTACGGGGAATCACACCGATCTTGTTCCGCAATCGCAACAGGGCCTTGGCCTGATCACATACATGGCTGGCCCACGTTACTCGTTTCATCCCACGCGAAGGCTCACGCTCTATGGACAGTTTCTTGTAGGCGGTGTGCATGGTTTCGATAGTTACTTCCCGAGAAACAATGGACGGTCCAGCGATGTGGCGAACTCCTTCGCTTACAGTCCGGGCGGCGGTGTGGAGATCGGCGTAAAAGACTGGCTCTCAGTGCGCGCGGTGGAGGGCGAATATCTCTCGACTCATCTTCCGAATGACCTTAACGCGTATCAGCACAATCTTCGTCTCGGCTCTGGCGTCGTCTTTCGCTTTTCGACCAAGCGAATCAATCGCTAA
- a CDS encoding Ig-like domain repeat protein has protein sequence MVACLAMQAQTTPVSNVEATTAPLASPAGIAYDASGNMYFADLNNHVVRKVSAAGIITTVAGTGEQGFAGDGGSATSAWLDSPVGVAVDRVGNLYISDSHNQRIRRVSGGTIATIAGTGVAGFSGDGGAAVLATLSHPTGLAVDTGGNLYVADTDNHRIRKISGTTITTVAGSGEQGFAGDGGPATAAWLDSPDGVAVDATGNLYIADTHNQRIRVVSAEGTISTIAGNGSRAYAGDGGSAVAASLARPRGLSVDALGNIYFADSDNNRIRLIATTGIITTVAGNGSQGDGGDGGSALDATLDTPRATAVRALGIFDLSDTHNDIIREVGLNGLIYTIAGISLVSGESLTLSGPASVVYGSGSLMSTFSNYGLTATGQVNLLDITSGSTVVGSATLSANTATLSSSTLSAGMHRLVLSYGGDGQNAAITSGVFVLTVDVLPITATANGVSVPFGQAIPTLTGTLTGVLPQDTGNVTAVFATTATSTSPFGSYPITVTLAGTSAANYKVTLTANSGNVIIGKTASTVTLTSSNIAPFFGSPVTFTGVVASSTTGTPTGTLSFLDGTTFLATVVISSTGSATYTSSALAVGTHSLTAVYSGDTNFAASTSPAVIESVTDFTLVINGTSTQTVNPGEVASYNFAVQSGGTPGAITFTASGLPPGAAATFTPATIPAGSLTTAVGLSIQTAGLQAVNRRSALPSQIPLLPLSAVFLLPLLGGRRIRASLARMPRTLLVVIAGMVMLGLSGCGSGGFFGNSPKTYTITVTASMTGATTLQHTATITLTVQ, from the coding sequence ATGGTCGCGTGTCTTGCGATGCAGGCGCAGACCACGCCAGTGAGTAATGTTGAGGCGACGACCGCTCCGCTCGCCTCTCCAGCGGGTATTGCTTACGATGCTTCTGGCAATATGTACTTCGCGGATTTGAATAACCATGTGGTCCGCAAGGTTAGCGCTGCGGGCATTATTACAACGGTTGCGGGAACCGGAGAGCAGGGCTTTGCAGGGGACGGAGGGTCGGCCACGAGTGCCTGGCTCGATTCGCCTGTTGGTGTTGCCGTCGATAGAGTTGGCAACCTCTACATCTCCGATAGTCACAACCAGCGCATTCGCAGGGTGAGTGGTGGCACGATCGCAACGATTGCTGGTACCGGCGTTGCAGGCTTTTCCGGCGATGGTGGCGCTGCCGTGTTGGCAACGCTGAGCCATCCCACTGGTCTTGCTGTGGATACAGGCGGCAACCTTTATGTTGCAGATACCGACAACCACCGCATTCGCAAGATCAGCGGAACGACCATCACCACGGTTGCGGGCAGTGGCGAGCAAGGCTTCGCCGGCGACGGTGGCCCGGCGACGGCGGCGTGGCTTGATTCGCCCGATGGCGTTGCGGTGGATGCTACAGGCAATCTCTACATCGCGGACACACACAATCAACGCATTCGTGTCGTAAGTGCCGAGGGAACCATCTCCACCATCGCGGGTAATGGCAGTAGGGCCTATGCGGGAGATGGAGGCAGTGCAGTGGCTGCGTCTCTTGCTCGTCCGCGCGGGTTGAGTGTCGATGCATTGGGCAATATCTATTTTGCCGATAGCGACAACAACCGCATCCGCCTCATCGCTACGACAGGCATTATTACAACGGTTGCGGGGAACGGTTCACAGGGAGATGGAGGCGATGGCGGGTCTGCGCTGGACGCGACGCTGGATACTCCGCGCGCGACTGCAGTGCGCGCTCTCGGTATCTTTGATTTATCCGATACGCACAACGACATCATTCGTGAAGTCGGTCTCAATGGGTTGATCTATACGATCGCGGGCATCAGTCTTGTTAGTGGGGAGAGCCTTACGCTGAGCGGACCTGCTTCGGTTGTCTACGGTAGCGGTTCGCTGATGTCTACCTTCAGCAACTATGGTCTAACGGCCACGGGCCAAGTCAATCTGCTGGACATCACCTCCGGTTCAACCGTTGTTGGCTCGGCGACCCTGAGTGCGAACACGGCCACGCTCAGCAGTTCGACACTCTCTGCAGGAATGCATCGCCTCGTGCTCAGTTACGGGGGCGACGGACAGAACGCGGCGATCACCAGCGGCGTTTTTGTACTCACCGTCGATGTGCTGCCAATTACAGCAACGGCGAATGGCGTATCAGTGCCGTTCGGGCAGGCGATTCCGACACTTACGGGAACGCTCACCGGCGTGCTTCCCCAGGACACCGGGAACGTCACCGCCGTCTTTGCAACGACGGCAACTTCTACCTCGCCGTTCGGTTCATATCCCATCACGGTGACGCTTGCCGGAACCTCGGCCGCGAATTACAAGGTGACGCTCACGGCAAACTCGGGCAATGTCATTATTGGTAAAACCGCGAGCACGGTCACACTTACTTCCTCCAACATCGCGCCGTTCTTCGGTTCGCCGGTGACGTTTACAGGCGTCGTGGCATCTTCTACAACAGGCACACCCACGGGCACTCTCAGCTTCTTAGACGGCACGACTTTTCTGGCCACAGTTGTTATTAGCTCCACCGGCTCTGCAACCTATACCTCAAGCGCGTTGGCGGTCGGAACGCATAGCCTCACCGCTGTCTACAGTGGCGATACAAACTTCGCCGCCAGTACTTCGCCGGCTGTGATCGAGTCGGTTACTGATTTCACTCTTGTGATTAATGGGACGTCCACGCAAACAGTCAATCCTGGTGAGGTCGCAAGTTATAACTTCGCGGTGCAGAGTGGTGGTACTCCCGGAGCGATTACCTTTACAGCCTCTGGCCTGCCGCCAGGTGCGGCCGCAACCTTTACGCCTGCTACGATTCCCGCTGGCAGCTTGACGACTGCGGTGGGCTTATCGATCCAGACCGCCGGATTACAGGCTGTAAACCGTCGATCGGCATTGCCTTCACAGATACCGCTTCTTCCGCTGAGTGCCGTCTTTCTTCTTCCTCTGCTGGGGGGCAGACGCATTCGCGCAAGCCTTGCCCGTATGCCGAGGACGCTTCTCGTGGTAATCGCCGGCATGGTGATGTTGGGGCTGAGTGGATGTGGTAGTGGAGGCTTCTTTGGAAACTCCCCGAAGACCTACACCATTACCGTGACAGCATCCATGACAGGCGCCACGACTTTACAACATACGGCCACGATCACACTGACCGTTCAATAA
- the eutC gene encoding ethanolamine ammonia-lyase subunit EutC, with product MKDELASPDPWQHLSQWTSARIAMGRVGSSQPTQAVLDFTMDHATARDAIHTPLDVDRLVRKLQAADFSSLRAWSKACNRSEYLRRPDRGRSLDPACIEALKPSTTPGTHLLTVVIADGLSSLAPASHALPLLRHLRDGLIGWTLDRVVVATQARVALGDEIGEIRGAEAVLLLIGERPGLKSPDSLGAYLTYHPRVGRTDAERNCISNIHPEGLSYQNAVFKLLYLLAGARLQGGTGVSLKDSSDLLGLERG from the coding sequence ATGAAGGACGAGTTGGCGAGCCCTGATCCATGGCAGCATCTATCGCAGTGGACTTCCGCGCGTATCGCCATGGGGCGCGTCGGATCGAGCCAACCGACGCAGGCCGTACTCGACTTCACAATGGACCACGCCACCGCCCGCGACGCCATCCATACACCTCTGGATGTGGACAGGCTGGTGCGCAAGTTGCAGGCTGCAGACTTCTCCTCGCTGCGCGCGTGGAGTAAAGCCTGTAACCGATCCGAATACCTTCGCCGTCCAGACCGTGGACGCTCGCTCGACCCCGCATGTATCGAAGCTCTGAAGCCCAGCACGACTCCAGGCACTCATCTTCTTACTGTAGTGATTGCCGACGGACTCTCCTCCCTCGCACCTGCATCCCACGCGCTTCCTTTGTTGCGGCATCTGCGCGATGGCCTCATCGGATGGACGCTGGACCGTGTCGTCGTGGCGACACAGGCGCGCGTCGCTCTGGGCGATGAGATCGGTGAGATACGCGGCGCGGAGGCTGTACTGCTTCTCATCGGAGAGCGGCCCGGCCTCAAGTCTCCAGACAGTCTCGGGGCGTATCTCACCTATCATCCACGCGTCGGGCGCACGGATGCAGAGCGCAACTGCATCTCGAATATTCATCCCGAAGGTCTCTCGTATCAAAACGCGGTCTTCAAGCTTCTGTACTTACTCGCGGGAGCACGGCTGCAAGGCGGCACCGGTGTTTCGCTGAAAGATAGCAGCGATCTGTTAGGACTCGAACGAGGTTGA
- a CDS encoding phage tail protein — translation MADPYLGEIRMVGWNFAASGWALCNGQLMSISQNTALFSLLGTTYGGDGRTTFALPNLQGRVPIHQGNGAGLSGYVIGQLAGNEQVSLQLPEMPQHNHLMGVSNLAGSLSDPTGGILAQGNSGTDRSPVLISDYVSSAATGTLAPTAISMAGSSLPHNNIQPYLCINFIIALQGIFPSRG, via the coding sequence ATGGCAGATCCATATCTTGGAGAAATACGGATGGTCGGCTGGAACTTTGCAGCCAGCGGGTGGGCACTTTGTAATGGACAATTGATGTCCATTAGTCAAAACACTGCTTTATTTTCCTTGCTAGGAACTACGTATGGGGGAGACGGCCGAACGACCTTTGCTTTGCCAAACCTCCAGGGCCGTGTGCCCATCCATCAAGGCAATGGAGCTGGATTAAGCGGCTATGTTATTGGGCAGCTTGCGGGGAACGAGCAGGTATCCCTCCAGCTTCCCGAAATGCCCCAACATAATCATTTGATGGGCGTCAGTAATCTTGCGGGATCGCTGTCGGATCCGACGGGGGGGATTTTGGCCCAGGGAAACTCCGGAACGGACAGATCACCCGTTTTGATTTCTGACTATGTCTCTTCTGCAGCGACGGGGACCTTGGCACCGACGGCGATTTCCATGGCCGGTAGTAGTCTTCCCCACAATAATATTCAGCCTTATTTATGTATCAACTTCATTATTGCGCTGCAGGGGATCTTTCCTTCGCGGGGTTAG